From the Sphingobium yanoikuyae genome, the window GACCATGACACCACGCCCGGCTTCCATGCGCCTGTCTATCGGGCGCTGGGCGAACCGATATTGCTGGGCGGGGCGCCGCGCTCGCTGGCGATCGTCAATGGTACGCTGGCAGGTGCGGTCGGACTTGGTCTTCGGCTCTGGATATTGGGCATCGCCCTGTGGGCCATCGCCCATTTTCTCGCCGTCTGGGCCACGCGCAACGACGCACAGTTCGTGGAGGTGGCCCGCCGCCATCTCAAATATCCCGGATGGATGCAGCCATGATGTCATTGCGGGAATATCGATCGACGTCGGCCTGCCTGGCAGACT encodes:
- a CDS encoding VirB3 family type IV secretion system protein, with the translated sequence MQDHDTTPGFHAPVYRALGEPILLGGAPRSLAIVNGTLAGAVGLGLRLWILGIALWAIAHFLAVWATRNDAQFVEVARRHLKYPGWMQP